The DNA region CCACCAGCCGCCGGATCGGCGGGCGACGGTGCGCCAGCAGGAACAGTTTCATCGTCAGTTCATAGGTGTCGCCCTGCCGCGCGACATAGCCGCGCCGTGCCAGGCGGTCGAGCATCCGGTAAAGTTCGGTCGGACTGCGGCCAAGGGCGCTCGAAATGTCCTTGAGCGTCATTCCCTCTTCCGTTGCGGCCAGAAGTTCGATCATGTCCAGCCCCTTGTCGAGTGCGGGCGCGCGATAGCGGCCTTCGTCTTCCGGGTCGGACATCTTCACCTCTTGTCTGCGAGGCCGATGCTACGCGTTGACGGGCCTGCGTCAACAGAGTTTACTGGCGATACAGCCTTTCATTCATGGAATGACTCGCGGCGCCAACGATCCGGGGGAGCATCATGGCCGAAGATCTGCTCTTGTTCATCGGAACCCTCAACCGCGAGGCGCCCTATTTCCAGGGTGCGCGCGGCAACGGCCTGAACGTCTATGCCTTCGACGAAGACAAACTGAACGTGGTTCACCTGGCCGAGTTCAGCGGTATCGACAACCCGACCTATCTCTCCGTCTCGCCCGATGGAAGCCGCGTCTATGCGAATTCCGAAATCTTCGGCTGGGCCGAAGGTCTGGTCTCTGCCCTCGCCTTCGACCGCGCGACCGAGAAACTCGTGCCGCTCAACATGCAACCGACCCTTGGCAGCATCCCGGCACACAGCGCCCTCTCTCGGGATGGCAAGCATCTCTTCGTCGTCAATTACACGCTCGGCGATAGTGGCCCCGACCAATCGTTCGTGATTCTCGGCCTGCGTCCCGATGGCAGCCTGACCTCGGTCAAGGCCAGCGCCGCACACCGCGGGCATGGCCCCAATGCCGCCCGCCAGGAACGCGCCCATGCCCACAGCGTGACCGAAGTGGCCGACAACCTCGTGATCGTCGCCGATCTCGGCACCGACCAACTCATTACCTACCAGATCGCCGCGGATGGCAGCCCCCGGCGCATCACGGCCACCCCAACCGCGCCCGGCGCCGGCCCGCGCCATGCGACGCTGCATCCGAACGGGCGCCTTTTCTTCGTGATGAACGAGCTCGATTCCTCGGTCACTGCCCATGCGCTCGATCCGGCAACCGGAACCCTGACGCTGATCGACTCGCAGCCCGCCGTCCCGGCAGAGGCGCGCGAGTCGAACCACTGTTCCGACATCCAGATTTCGCCGGATGGTCGTTTTCTCTATGGCGCCAACCGGGGCCATGACAGCATCGCGATCTTCGCCGTCGATCAGGACAGCGGCCGGCTCACCCCGCTTGGCTACGCGCCCTGCGGCGGAGCGACGCCGCGCAACCTCGCGCTCACGCCCTCGGGGCGGCACCTCCTGTCGGCAAACCAGAACGCCGACCGGGTCAGTATCCTGCGCCGCGAAGCGGAGACCGGGCTTCTGGAAGATACGGGCGTCTTCATTGCCATCGGCACGCCAATGTGCGTGAAATTCGCCGTTCCGCCCGCGTCCTGACCTCGGACAATTCTTAAGTCCAAGTTAAAGCGGTTTCGTAAGATATTGATTTTATTTGGATCGACTCAGCGTCCGAGCTCGGACGCCTCCAGCCGGGCCATGAAGAACCCGTCCATCCCCCCCCGGTCGGCCCAGTAGTCCGGCCTCAGCCTCAGTCCCCCGTCCCCGGTCCACCAGCCCGGCTCGACCCCGGCCAGATCAACCCACCCGACCCGCAGCCCCGGATGGCGGGCCAGCGCCGCCCCCAGCTGCCCCTCCCCCTCCTCCGGCAGGACCGAGCAGGTACAGAACACCAGCCGCCCCCCCGGCCTCAGCCACCCCAGGCACCGGTCGATCAGCCGGGCCTGAAGCGCCACCAGCCCCGCCACCTCCGACCCGTCCTTCACGAAGGGCAGGTCCGGGTGCCGCCGGATCGTCCCGGTGGCCGAACAGGGGGCATCCAGCAGGATCGCATCGAAGGGGCCGTCCGGCGCCCAGTCCAGGGCATCGGCCACCACCACCCGGGCCGTCAGCCCCGTGCGCGCCAGGTTCTCCCCCACCCGC from Neotabrizicola shimadae includes:
- a CDS encoding lactonase family protein, with the translated sequence MAEDLLLFIGTLNREAPYFQGARGNGLNVYAFDEDKLNVVHLAEFSGIDNPTYLSVSPDGSRVYANSEIFGWAEGLVSALAFDRATEKLVPLNMQPTLGSIPAHSALSRDGKHLFVVNYTLGDSGPDQSFVILGLRPDGSLTSVKASAAHRGHGPNAARQERAHAHSVTEVADNLVIVADLGTDQLITYQIAADGSPRRITATPTAPGAGPRHATLHPNGRLFFVMNELDSSVTAHALDPATGTLTLIDSQPAVPAEARESNHCSDIQISPDGRFLYGANRGHDSIAIFAVDQDSGRLTPLGYAPCGGATPRNLALTPSGRHLLSANQNADRVSILRREAETGLLEDTGVFIAIGTPMCVKFAVPPAS